TGCACCCAATGAAACATTCGAAGTCTATGCTGATGGTGAAAAAATAACCAATGAGAATGCTCTGCTCCAAGGGAGACTTACAAGTAAGAGGGAAGTCATCTCATGGAGCAGTAGTGATGGCCTTGAAATAGAAGGGATATTAACAACCCCTAAAGACGTTGATTGGAATGATAAACACCCGTTATTGGTCTTCATTCATGGAGGGCCGGACTGGGCTTCTTTCCCCATCCATTCAAGCTGCTTCAATGAAAAATATCCAGTTGAATTGTTTATTGAGAAGGGCTTTATCGTTTTGGAACCAAACTACAGAGGTAGCTCAGGATATGGGAATGACTTCTTAAAGGCAAACTATCGTAACCTTGGCATCGGTGACTACGAGGACGTGATATCCGGTGTCGATACACTCGTGGACCGGGGAATTGCAGATCAAGCTCGAGTCGGTGTGATGGGCTGGAGCCAGGGCGGATTCATCTCAGCATTCTGCTCTACCTATAGTGATCGGTTTAAGGCTGCCTCAGTTGGGGGAGGAATCAGTAACTGGGTCACGAATTATGTGAATACTGATCTCCCTTCCTTTATCAGGATGCATGTAGGAGATACACCATGGAACGATCCGGAGATCTATGCCAAAGCCTCACCCACGACCTATATTCAATCAGCTTTTACCCCAACCCTGATCCAACATGGGGAGAAGGATGCGAGAGTCCCCATTCCCAATGCTTATGAGCTCTATAAAGGACTCAAGGATATGGGAGTGGAGACAGAATTAGTTGTATTTGATGGCATGGGATATAGCTCTGACAAACCAGGGATACACCGGGCCATTATGGAGCAGAATTTGAGTTGGTTTTTACGGTGGTTGGTTGATTAACTAGGGACGGTTCCCGATTAACTTTTCACTAAAAAAGGCCATGGGGCAGGTACGCTGTGAACCAACATACCTGCCCCATGGCCATCTTTTTCTGAAAATCGAGCTATTGAGATGATGATTTAACCCCACATACAGCCACCGTATGATACCCCCGCGACACGGGTCCTTCCAATACGCGAAGGTCCGTAAACTTCAATTGTTCCATGATCGGGAGCAATTCACCTTGGATCATCTTCTTGATTGTAGTCCAGTCTTCGCCGTCTTTCCCATCGCAAAGCGTGATCAGGGCGGTTCCTCCAGGAGACAGCACCCTTTCAATTTCCTTCAATGATTTGGACAGGTCCTCCCAGAAGTAAACAGAATGGATGCTGAACACGGCTGTGAATTCTTCATCAGGGAAGGGCATTTCTTCGACCCTTCCGTGAACCAGTGACATCTGCTTTTGTCTGATGGCTTTTTTATTGCGTAAAGCTGCTGACTGGAGAAGGGTTTCTGACACATCCAATCCGGTGACACTGTAACTTCCATTCGACGAAGCGATCAGTTTCATCGCGAATCCTGCCCCGCATCCTATCTCAAGGATCCGTTCGTTTTTCTGAAGCTGGAGGTTTTCAATGGTCCACAGCGTTTCAGGCTTATGCTGGCGAATCATCTTCTCCCCGATGAACCATCCGAGAACCCCGGCGGGCCGGCTATACTGGGTGTCCATTAGGTTCTGTAATTTTGCTTTCACATTCATGAAATGACCTCCTTTTATTCATTGTGTATTTACACTATAATTTGCTTATAACTATTAAACAATCCTATATTACTTATAGTTATTATTAACTATTTTTATAGTGGAGGTGTCAGTATGGAAATCAATCAGC
The DNA window shown above is from Rossellomorea vietnamensis and carries:
- a CDS encoding class I SAM-dependent methyltransferase encodes the protein MNVKAKLQNLMDTQYSRPAGVLGWFIGEKMIRQHKPETLWTIENLQLQKNERILEIGCGAGFAMKLIASSNGSYSVTGLDVSETLLQSAALRNKKAIRQKQMSLVHGRVEEMPFPDEEFTAVFSIHSVYFWEDLSKSLKEIERVLSPGGTALITLCDGKDGEDWTTIKKMIQGELLPIMEQLKFTDLRVLEGPVSRGYHTVAVCGVKSSSQ